A window of the Lolium perenne isolate Kyuss_39 chromosome 7, Kyuss_2.0, whole genome shotgun sequence genome harbors these coding sequences:
- the LOC127314296 gene encoding uncharacterized protein yields the protein MLPVGAEAEVRSSDDPGFAGSFYEVTVTGHRGRGYTVLYSTLVAEDGGPLEEAAAAADVRPRPPREERREFAVHEAVEALHNDGWWAGVVAAVLAGAAPTVYQVAFPTSRETMEFPASALRPHRVFQAGRWIPAAQLGDGQPLFHEGTQVEVSRSEKSFGESWRPAYVLKVIGATNFLVKYTHVGNNGALATEILDSQYIRPAHTARKYRFSRSSRVEVMHEGSWWPGVIMEVPVSGVGNKYVVKLKSHETGIDVLTVENTQLRPPFCWDRKNWLLSLEKKSATVPKLASRKRPISSGLSLHKEAGETSDEHGSHREKKLKNAELASETIPPFSIVFNQSSEFKHHFSSYPKETTKQGNAMFAPPSLVLMAGFSHLSGSSLAQISSIKQAYSQKSIKPCAPVPRSRQLQGSLLETFGQTRPLPQDPLLGMRSRNPQSQKEVIAAQSIEEARNIVSMPQDLAKLKDVDDDVEVRDNVTARPGMISEINTTNCVDPSMTPKDAGGPQHAVSQQGGGSTMDNRLSESLAIKHLPFVKTSPATMGVLPKAPQLEALFCRKNMHHTEPQNDDAMMKTLEEKIARKEAEDRELGAQMRVLAVALHQLGLYASLVPVSCVT from the exons ATGCTGCCGGTGGGCGCGGAGGCGGAGGTgcgcagcagcgacgaccccggctTCGCCGGCTCCTTCTACGAGGTCACCGTCACCGGCCACCGCGGCCGCGGCTACACGGTGCTCTACTCCACGCTCGTGGCCGAGGACGGCGGCCCGCTCGAGGAGGCCGCGGCCGCTGCCGACGTGCGCCCGCGGCCGCCGCGGGAGGAGAGGCGGGAGTTCGCGGTCCACGAGGCCGTGGAGGCGCTCCACAACGACGGGTGGTGGGCCGGCGTGGTCGCCGCCGTTCTGGCCGGCGCCGCGCCGACGGTGTACCAGGTCGCGTTCCCCACGTCGCGGGAGACGATGGAGTTCCCAGCCTCCGCGCTGCGGCCGCACCGCGTCTTCCAAGCTGGCCGCTGGATCCCAGCTGCGCAACTG GGCGATGGACAACCTTTGTTTCACGAGGGAACCCAAGTGGAAGTGAGCCGGTCCGAAAAAAGCTTTGGTGAATCCTGGCGTCCAGCTTATGTCCTTAAAGTGATTGGTGCTACAAATTTCTTAGTGAAGTACACGCATGTTGGAAACAACGGGGCATTAGCCACTGAGATTCTAGATTCTCAATATATTCGGCCGGCGCACACCGCTCGTAAGTACAGATTTTCTCGATCTTCTCGTGTTGAGGTAATGCATGAAGGTAGCTGGTGGCCTGGTGTTATTATGGAGGTTCCAGTTAGTGGAGTCGGGAATAAGTATGTAGTAAAACTGAAGAGCCATGAGACAGGCATAGATGTGTTGACGGTTGAAAATACGCAGCTAAGGCCACCATTTTGCTGGGACCGTAAAAACTGGTTACTCTCCCTGGAAAAG AAATCTGCTACTGTACCTAAGCTGGCTTCTCGAAAAAGGCCAATTTCTTCAGGCTTGTCATTACATAAGGAAGCTGGTGAAACCAGTGATGAACATGGTTCTCATCGTGAAAAGAAGTTGAAGAATGCAGAGTTAGCATCAGAAACAATTCCCCCTTTCTCGATTGTTTTTAATCAAAGCTCTGAATTCAAGCACCATTTCAGCTCTTATCCCAAAGAAACAACGAAACAAGGAAATGCAATGTTCGCACCTCCTTCATTGGTCCTAATGGCTGGATTTTCACATCTAAGTGGTTCTTCACTTGCTCAAATTAGTAGTATAAAACAAGCATATTCTCAGAAGAGTATCAAGCCGTGTGCACCGGTACCGCGAAGTCGACAGTTACAGGGTTCGCTGCTTGAAACTTTTGGACAGACAAGGCCTCTCCCACAGGACCCACTTCTAGGAATGCGATCACGTAACCCTCAGAGT CAAAAGGAAGTGATAGCTGCTCAAAGTATCGAGGAAGCCAGAAACATTGTTTCTATGCCACAAGACC TGGCCAAGCTgaaagatgttgatgatgatgtTGAAGTACGTGATAATGTGACTGCTCGACCTGGAATGATTTCAGAAATAAATACAACGAATTGTGTTGACCCATCAATGACACCAAAGGATGCTGGAG GTCCGCAACATGCCGTGTCACAGCAAGGTGGTGGTTCAACCATGGACAACCGGCTTTCAGAATCCTTGGCAATCAAGCATCTTCCGTTTGTGAAGACCTCTCCAGCGACAATGGGAGTACTGCCTAAAGCGCCGCAGTTGGAAGCTTTGTTCTGCAGGAAGAATATGCACCACACCGAGCCACAAAATGATGATGCTATGATGAAAACGTTGGAGGAGAAGATTGCTCGCAAAGAAGCCGAGGACAGAGAACTCGGCGCGCAAATGCGCGTGCTGGCTGTGGCTCTCCATCAGTTGGGGTTATATGCCAGTCTCGTGCCAGTCTCGTGCGTGACATGA
- the LOC139834079 gene encoding uncharacterized protein produces MGRICILRNRALGHAQLMQDYFAEVRTYPPYLFRRRYQMHRSLLEKIVKDYEANSNYFKHRRNAADTVRFSAFQNISAAKQVIAYGIPADYASEYLRIGQDTITEYLHIDQDTTTESIRRFSKMVIRLYGDWYLRAPKEKDIKRLMRLMDMNKKGVGWACLVVLI; encoded by the coding sequence ATGGGTCGCATTTGCATCCTGCGGAACCGCGCTCTCGGCCACGCGCAACTGATGCAAGACTACTTTGCTGAGGTACGAACATACCCACCCTACCTCTTCCGTAGAAGGTACCAAATGCACCGTAGCTTGCTCGAGAAAATCGTCAAAGATTATGAGGCCAACTCAAACTATTTCAAGCATCGTAGAAATGCTGCCGACACCGTGAGATTTAGTGCATTCCAAAATATATCGGCTGCAAAGCAGGTGATCGCCTATGGCATACCCGCGGACTATGCCAGTGAGTATCTTCGCATTGGCCAAGATACAATCACTGAGTATCTTCACATTGACCAAGATACAACCACGGAGTCCATACGTAGGTTTTCCAAGATGGTCATCCGGTTGTATGGTGATTGGTATCTTCGAGCTCCCAAGGAGAAAGATATCAAAAGATTGATGAGATTGATGGATATGAATAAAAAAGGGGTTGGTTGGGCATGCTTGGTAGTCTTGATTTAA